A single Bacillota bacterium DNA region contains:
- a CDS encoding flagellar protein FlaG translates to MKVGPAEERFRVVPHQPGRLGSAAGSQQVRWDHVEPVDSEKKTPGEGGYREKLQEAAEKLTRAARVFDYKLHFKIHEDTKRVMVQVIDEETDEVVNEVPPEKILNLVAEIWRLVGLLVDEKV, encoded by the coding sequence TTGAAGGTAGGGCCGGCGGAAGAGCGTTTTCGGGTTGTACCCCACCAGCCAGGCAGGCTGGGTTCAGCAGCCGGGAGCCAGCAGGTGCGCTGGGACCACGTTGAGCCTGTTGATAGCGAGAAAAAGACCCCGGGTGAAGGCGGCTACCGGGAGAAGCTCCAGGAGGCGGCCGAGAAGCTCACGCGGGCGGCGCGGGTGTTTGACTACAAGCTCCACTTTAAGATTCACGAGGATACGAAGAGGGTGATGGTTCAGGTGATTGACGAGGAGACCGACGAGGTGGTTAACGAGGTTCCTCCGGAGAAGATCCTGAACCTCGTGGCCGAGATCTGGAGGCTCGTGGGCCTCCTCGTGGACGAGAAGGTTTAG
- a CDS encoding flagellin: MIINHNISALNAWRGLSVTNSAMSKSLEKLSSGLRINRAADDAAGLAISEKMRGQIRGLNQAIRNAQDGISLIQTAEGALNETEAILQRMRELAVQASNDTLTPEDRNQIQREINQLTEEVQRISVTTEFNTQRLLDGDFTGKSFHIGANQSQTLTVAINDMRAVSISTSGTFGTGGLGIATSSGSGTTAANYIQNLAYWTGTVVAYATGYAVDVTGQASAEAAITTFQNAINTVSTERAKLGAYQNRLEHTIANLGVAAENLTAAESRVRDVDMAQEMMNFTRQQILMQAGTVMLAQANMVPQAVLRLLG, from the coding sequence ATGATCATCAACCACAACATCAGCGCCCTCAACGCCTGGCGCGGCCTGAGTGTAACCAACAGCGCCATGTCCAAGTCGCTTGAGAAGCTCTCCTCGGGCCTCCGCATCAACCGGGCCGCGGACGACGCCGCGGGGCTTGCCATCTCCGAGAAGATGCGCGGCCAGATCCGGGGCCTGAACCAGGCCATTCGCAACGCCCAGGACGGCATTTCCCTGATCCAGACCGCAGAGGGCGCCCTGAACGAGACCGAAGCTATTCTCCAGCGCATGCGTGAGTTGGCAGTACAAGCATCCAATGATACTTTAACACCAGAAGACAGGAACCAGATCCAAAGAGAGATCAACCAGTTAACCGAAGAGGTACAGAGGATTAGTGTTACAACTGAATTCAACACGCAACGACTTTTAGACGGCGACTTCACTGGCAAAAGTTTCCATATCGGTGCTAACCAGTCGCAGACTCTTACTGTTGCCATCAATGACATGCGCGCTGTAAGCATTTCTACGAGTGGTACTTTTGGTACTGGCGGGCTAGGTATTGCGACTAGTAGTGGTAGTGGTACCACTGCCGCCAATTACATTCAAAACCTTGCTTACTGGACAGGTACAGTAGTAGCGTATGCAACTGGATACGCTGTTGATGTTACTGGTCAGGCAAGTGCTGAAGCAGCAATTACGACCTTCCAGAACGCTATAAATACTGTCTCCACAGAGCGTGCCAAGCTTGGCGCCTACCAGAACCGTCTGGAGCACACCATCGCCAACCTTGGAGTTGCTGCGGAAAACCTAACAGCAGCCGAGTCCCGCGTCCGCGATGTAGACATGGCCCAGGAGATGATGAACTTTACAAGACAGCAGATCCTGATGCAGGCCGGCACGGTGATGCTCGCTCAGGCGAACATGGTGCCGCAGGCGGTATTGCGGCTCCTCGGCTAA
- a CDS encoding putative toxin-antitoxin system toxin component, PIN family produces the protein MKAVLDTNVLVSGLLKAHSHAGTIVRLVAAGLLRVVYDARILNEYREVLARPKFGIEKGERDALLAQFESEGLLVAARPLPERLPDPDDEPFLEAALAAGDAVLITGNKKHFPASACGGVTVLSPAEFLALWREKNR, from the coding sequence ATGAAAGCAGTGCTGGACACCAACGTTCTTGTTTCAGGACTGCTTAAAGCCCACAGTCATGCCGGCACGATTGTCCGGCTTGTTGCTGCAGGACTGTTGAGGGTTGTTTATGATGCCCGGATATTGAACGAATACCGGGAGGTGCTTGCCCGCCCCAAATTTGGGATCGAAAAAGGAGAAAGAGACGCCCTTCTTGCCCAGTTCGAGTCCGAAGGGCTCCTGGTTGCCGCCAGGCCTTTACCCGAAAGACTGCCCGATCCTGATGACGAACCTTTTCTCGAGGCTGCCCTGGCAGCTGGGGATGCAGTTCTTATTACCGGCAATAAAAAGCATTTTCCGGCATCGGCATGTGGTGGTGTCACCGTCCTCAGCCCTGCTGAATTCCTTGCGCTCTGGCGAGAGAAGAACCGGTGA
- a CDS encoding type II toxin-antitoxin system Phd/YefM family antitoxin, which translates to MRFVSVRELRLKSGEIWRQLREAGEIVITSNGKPVAVLSGVEEKDLEDYLKALRRARAVLAVNKIQGRARQKGLDRITEAEIEEEIKAVRRSRPQ; encoded by the coding sequence CTGCGGTTTGTCAGCGTGCGCGAACTCAGGCTGAAGTCAGGTGAGATCTGGCGCCAGTTGCGGGAGGCAGGCGAAATCGTGATTACCTCCAACGGAAAGCCGGTGGCAGTCCTGTCAGGTGTTGAAGAAAAGGATCTGGAAGATTACTTGAAGGCTTTGCGCCGCGCCCGGGCGGTGCTGGCGGTCAATAAAATCCAGGGGCGCGCCCGGCAAAAAGGGCTGGATCGGATTACCGAGGCGGAAATAGAAGAAGAAATCAAGGCAGTCAGGCGGAGCCGTCCCCAATGA
- the eam gene encoding glutamate 2,3-aminomutase — MALKFPNLFEKHPEQHSDQHPTCKHSRKQPENLEKRRAALERAAELRERIRDYLDAKKAIPTGFDLVPAYMEARERILSAFGAAEEDWNSWLWQLSHRITSVQTLARFLALSDEDREEITLVSGHFRWAISPYYLALVMCDEPHGALWKQAVPARPEVADTRGCEDPMAEAWTSPAPGITRRYPDRLIINVTNQCAMFCRHCQRRRNIGKVDSHRPRHVLEAALRYVRENEEIRDVLITGGDALLLDDLTLDWLLGELHAIPHVEIKRIGTRVPVTLPQRITPALCAVLEKYPPIYINTQFNHPREVTPEAKQACDMLVRAGVVLGNQAVLLRGVNNDPHVMKKLNQELLKIRVRPYYIFHAKNVRGTSHFITSVDEGLEIMEQLRGYTSGLAVPTYIINAPCGMGKTPIAPNYLLGKKGNRLLLRTWENKIIPYEIPS; from the coding sequence ATGGCCCTGAAATTTCCGAACCTTTTCGAGAAGCATCCGGAACAGCATTCCGACCAGCATCCAACCTGCAAACACAGCAGAAAACAGCCGGAGAACCTGGAAAAGAGGCGCGCCGCCCTGGAACGGGCAGCGGAGCTGAGGGAAAGGATCCGCGACTACCTGGATGCGAAAAAGGCGATTCCGACCGGCTTCGACCTGGTGCCTGCCTACATGGAGGCCCGGGAGAGGATCTTGAGCGCCTTTGGAGCCGCAGAAGAGGACTGGAACAGCTGGCTCTGGCAGCTTTCGCACCGGATCACCAGCGTCCAGACCCTCGCCCGGTTCCTCGCCTTGAGCGACGAGGACCGGGAGGAGATTACACTTGTGAGCGGGCACTTCCGCTGGGCGATCTCCCCCTACTACCTAGCGCTGGTGATGTGCGACGAGCCGCACGGGGCGCTCTGGAAGCAGGCGGTCCCGGCGCGGCCTGAGGTCGCCGACACGCGGGGGTGCGAGGACCCGATGGCCGAGGCCTGGACCTCGCCGGCGCCGGGGATCACGAGGCGCTACCCCGACCGCCTGATCATCAACGTCACCAACCAGTGCGCCATGTTCTGCCGCCACTGCCAGCGGAGGCGCAACATCGGGAAGGTGGACTCCCACCGGCCGCGCCACGTCCTGGAGGCGGCGCTCCGCTACGTGCGGGAAAACGAGGAGATCCGGGACGTGCTGATCACCGGCGGAGACGCCCTCCTGCTGGACGATCTCACCCTGGACTGGCTGCTGGGGGAGCTGCACGCCATCCCCCACGTGGAGATCAAGCGGATCGGCACCAGGGTCCCGGTGACCCTGCCGCAGCGGATCACCCCGGCTCTCTGCGCAGTCCTGGAGAAGTACCCGCCCATCTACATCAACACCCAGTTCAACCACCCGCGGGAGGTCACCCCGGAAGCGAAGCAGGCCTGCGACATGCTGGTGCGCGCCGGGGTGGTTTTGGGGAACCAGGCGGTGCTGCTGCGGGGGGTGAACAACGACCCCCACGTGATGAAGAAGCTCAACCAGGAGCTTTTAAAGATCCGGGTGCGGCCCTACTACATCTTCCACGCCAAGAACGTCAGGGGCACCAGTCACTTCATCACTTCGGTGGACGAGGGGCTGGAGATCATGGAACAGCTGCGGGGCTACACCTCAGGCCTTGCCGTCCCCACGTACATCATCAACGCCCCCTGCGGGATGGGGAAGACGCCCATCGCCCCCAACTACCTGCTGGGGAAAAAGGGGAACCGGCTCCTGCTCAGGACCTGGGAGAACAAGATCATCCCCTACGAAATCCCCTCGTAA
- a CDS encoding glutamine amidotransferase: MRLRVCHLYPDLLNLYGDRGNVLIICRRAAWRGIRVELDAVSLNDRVRFAGYDLIFLGGGADLEQGLVSRDLEKKGPFLVEAAEAGVVILSICGGYQLLGRYYRARDGAVLPGVGLFDLYTEAGGKRLKGNVLLRLAPELQTEIRQIYGRGGAGPPSTLVGFENHSGRTFLGGSVRPLGRVLRGCGNNGEDCSEGVWYKNAFGTYLHGPFLAKNPHFADLLLRRALARRCGEVPLAPLDDTLELHAHDVMKKRLQKGFIRVR, translated from the coding sequence GTGCGGCTCAGGGTCTGCCATCTCTACCCTGATCTTTTGAATTTATACGGGGACCGGGGGAACGTGCTCATCATCTGCCGCCGGGCAGCCTGGCGCGGGATCCGGGTGGAGCTGGACGCCGTCTCCCTCAACGACCGGGTGAGGTTCGCCGGCTACGACCTCATCTTCCTGGGGGGCGGAGCCGACCTCGAGCAGGGCCTGGTGAGCAGGGACCTGGAGAAGAAGGGGCCTTTTCTCGTCGAGGCGGCCGAGGCGGGGGTGGTGATCCTGAGCATCTGCGGGGGGTACCAGCTCCTGGGGCGGTACTACAGGGCGCGGGACGGCGCGGTCCTGCCTGGCGTGGGCCTCTTCGACCTCTACACCGAGGCGGGGGGGAAGAGGTTGAAGGGGAACGTTCTGCTCCGGCTTGCGCCGGAGCTTCAAACCGAGATTAGGCAGATTTACGGCCGGGGCGGGGCCGGACCCCCTTCCACCCTCGTCGGCTTTGAAAACCACTCGGGCCGCACCTTCCTGGGCGGTTCGGTGCGGCCCCTGGGCCGGGTTCTCAGGGGGTGCGGGAACAACGGGGAGGACTGCAGCGAGGGGGTCTGGTACAAAAACGCCTTCGGCACCTACCTGCACGGGCCGTTTCTTGCGAAAAACCCCCACTTCGCCGACCTGCTCTTGAGGCGCGCCCTCGCGCGCCGCTGCGGGGAGGTTCCACTCGCTCCCCTCGACGACACCCTCGAGCTCCACGCCCACGATGTCATGAAAAAACGCCTGCAAAAGGGCTTCATCCGGGTGCGCTGA
- a CDS encoding DUF1727 domain-containing protein: protein MKIQAVKRTIGKFALWLRFYLAFLAARLVAFGCRITGRPGTSLPGVAALKIFPGLVRFLAPGYERVLAVTGTNGKTTTANLLAHVLRKAGVRVAHNAEGANMLPGAAAALLRDCDWLGRPRSRVALLEVDEGSVGKVFAAARPEIVIVTNYFRDQLDRYWELERTTALLRSAVTELPGATLILNGDDPLAAAVGRGHPRARCFGVLRDAAPEPGAGSWEGRGADSGETREARFCLFCGAALQYRYYHYGQLGDYFCPGCGFRRPDLSFAAAGVSAGDVLAFTLHYQPPASPSLPPQGGTSILLKAPLRGFYNVYNVLGAAAAALTLGVPAADLKAALLDYTPAPGRMEEFFFAGRPCTLALIKNPAGVNEVLKTILARETEKALVIAINDLAADGRDVSWLWDADFARLAGARLKKIICAGRRAADLAVCLKYAGIDPGRLALAPDRAASLRMLAQEAPEAEELYVLATYTNLFPYAGLLRRRGRRVEKGAAQGLPSLP from the coding sequence ATGAAAATTCAGGCAGTGAAGCGGACAATCGGAAAGTTCGCGCTCTGGCTGCGCTTCTACCTTGCCTTTCTGGCCGCCCGGCTGGTTGCCTTCGGGTGCAGGATCACCGGGCGCCCGGGGACCTCCCTGCCCGGGGTGGCAGCCCTGAAGATCTTTCCCGGGCTTGTCCGGTTCCTGGCGCCCGGCTACGAGAGGGTGCTGGCGGTGACGGGGACCAACGGCAAGACCACCACCGCCAACCTCCTGGCGCACGTTTTGCGAAAGGCCGGGGTGCGGGTAGCCCACAACGCCGAGGGCGCCAACATGCTGCCCGGCGCGGCGGCAGCCCTGCTCCGGGACTGCGACTGGCTGGGGAGGCCCCGGAGCCGGGTGGCGCTCCTCGAGGTGGACGAGGGGAGCGTCGGGAAGGTCTTCGCCGCCGCCCGGCCTGAGATCGTGATCGTGACCAACTACTTCCGCGACCAGCTCGACCGCTACTGGGAGCTGGAGCGCACGACGGCTCTGCTGCGGAGCGCGGTGACGGAACTGCCCGGCGCCACCCTGATCCTGAACGGGGACGATCCCCTCGCGGCGGCGGTGGGCCGCGGCCACCCGCGGGCGCGCTGCTTCGGCGTGCTCCGGGACGCCGCTCCGGAGCCCGGCGCCGGCTCCTGGGAGGGCCGGGGGGCGGACTCCGGGGAGACCCGGGAGGCGAGGTTCTGCCTCTTCTGCGGGGCCGCCCTGCAGTACCGCTACTACCACTACGGCCAGCTTGGAGACTACTTCTGCCCCGGGTGCGGCTTCCGGCGGCCGGACCTGAGTTTTGCCGCCGCCGGGGTGAGCGCCGGCGACGTGCTGGCATTTACCCTGCACTATCAGCCTCCGGCTTCCCCATCCCTGCCGCCGCAAGGCGGCACATCAATTCTCCTCAAGGCCCCCCTGCGGGGGTTCTACAACGTTTACAACGTCCTGGGGGCGGCCGCCGCCGCTCTGACCCTCGGCGTGCCTGCAGCCGACCTGAAGGCCGCCCTGCTGGACTACACCCCGGCGCCGGGGCGGATGGAGGAGTTCTTCTTCGCGGGGCGCCCCTGCACCCTCGCCCTGATCAAGAACCCCGCCGGCGTGAACGAGGTGCTGAAGACCATCCTGGCGCGGGAGACGGAGAAGGCGCTGGTGATCGCCATCAACGACCTGGCCGCCGACGGGAGGGATGTTTCGTGGCTTTGGGACGCCGACTTCGCAAGGCTGGCAGGGGCGCGCCTCAAAAAGATCATCTGCGCGGGCCGGCGCGCCGCGGACCTGGCAGTCTGCCTGAAGTACGCCGGGATCGACCCCGGGCGGCTGGCGCTGGCTCCGGACCGCGCCGCGAGCCTCAGGATGCTGGCGCAGGAGGCACCGGAAGCGGAGGAGCTCTACGTGCTGGCGACCTATACGAATCTTTTCCCGTACGCCGGGCTCCTGCGCCGCCGGGGAAGGAGGGTGGAGAAGGGTGCGGCTCAGGGTCTGCCATCTCTACCCTGA
- a CDS encoding MFS transporter, producing the protein MRVLLLFLLSLGHLVTDLSQGALPMLLPVLREEFRLSYTEVGAVVLVANLSASVTQPLFGLWSDRHAGRWLLPLGCLLSALGMALAGAAPGYALILLGVLLSGLGSAAYHPEGSKQTFLISGTREKATALSVYSVGGNIGFGLGPLAAACLLARAGRFGVAVLLVPALATALLVQGFFPALARLTQGEARGAGEEQRPGAAFSAGRELNPAAAPARVPPGGPGQAARAALLLLVLIVTLRSWMHVGLTTFIPLYYVDCLGSDPGFASMLLTIFLLAGAAGTLLGGPLADRWGRKTLLLLSFCLVVPPLLYLPSSTGAWSAVLVGWSGLALISTFAVTVVYAQELIPNQVGLASGLILGFAVGMGGLGALLLGSAADLWGVPAALKLVAVLPLPALFLTFLLPEQKKPESGSPGSSGVPASRTPLPGEEMEL; encoded by the coding sequence TTGCGGGTCCTGCTCCTTTTTCTTTTGAGCCTCGGCCACCTGGTCACCGATTTGAGCCAGGGGGCGCTCCCCATGCTGCTCCCGGTTTTAAGGGAGGAGTTCCGGCTCTCCTACACGGAGGTCGGCGCAGTCGTCCTCGTTGCGAACTTGAGCGCTTCAGTAACCCAGCCCCTTTTCGGGCTCTGGAGCGACCGGCATGCAGGGCGCTGGCTCCTCCCGCTGGGCTGCCTCCTCTCTGCGCTGGGGATGGCGCTGGCCGGCGCGGCGCCGGGGTATGCCCTGATTCTCCTGGGGGTGCTGCTCAGCGGGCTGGGATCTGCCGCCTACCACCCCGAGGGCTCCAAGCAGACCTTTCTGATCAGCGGAACAAGGGAGAAGGCAACCGCCCTTTCTGTTTATTCGGTCGGGGGGAACATCGGGTTCGGCCTGGGCCCCCTGGCCGCCGCCTGCCTCCTGGCCCGGGCGGGGCGCTTTGGGGTGGCCGTCCTGCTGGTTCCGGCCCTTGCCACCGCCCTCCTGGTGCAGGGGTTTTTCCCTGCCCTTGCCCGCCTGACCCAGGGGGAGGCGCGGGGCGCCGGGGAGGAGCAGCGCCCTGGTGCGGCGTTTAGTGCCGGGAGGGAGTTGAACCCCGCCGCTGCGCCCGCCCGGGTTCCCCCCGGCGGCCCCGGGCAAGCCGCCCGGGCGGCTCTGCTTCTCCTGGTCCTTATCGTCACCCTGCGCTCCTGGATGCACGTGGGGCTGACCACCTTCATCCCCCTTTACTACGTGGACTGCCTGGGGAGCGATCCCGGATTCGCCAGCATGCTGCTCACGATCTTTCTCCTTGCGGGCGCGGCCGGGACCCTGCTCGGAGGGCCCCTCGCCGACCGCTGGGGGAGGAAGACCCTTTTGCTCCTTTCCTTTTGCCTGGTGGTCCCCCCGCTCCTTTACCTCCCCTCCAGCACGGGGGCCTGGAGCGCCGTCCTGGTGGGGTGGAGCGGGCTGGCGCTGATCTCCACCTTTGCCGTCACCGTTGTCTACGCCCAGGAGCTGATCCCCAACCAGGTCGGGCTCGCCTCCGGGCTGATCCTGGGCTTTGCGGTGGGAATGGGGGGATTGGGGGCGCTTTTGCTGGGGAGCGCCGCCGACCTCTGGGGGGTCCCGGCCGCCCTGAAGCTCGTGGCGGTCCTGCCCCTTCCCGCTCTTTTCCTCACATTTCTCCTCCCCGAGCAGAAAAAGCCGGAATCCGGATCCCCGGGATCTTCCGGAGTTCCTGCCTCCCGGACTCCTTTACCGGGGGAAGAAATGGAGTTATAA
- a CDS encoding YgiT-type zinc finger protein: protein MKERLCRCGRSMVQERRTITREIDNRKITITNVPVLYCKYCQETLYNARTVKKMDELIRRFPDKTSLIYPNLLEPNSDVLSFLDKLDLHGTLIAESEEPVRLYEVISLVSFIQSKLRSA from the coding sequence ATGAAAGAACGACTTTGTCGTTGTGGACGATCCATGGTTCAGGAAAGAAGAACTATTACTAGAGAAATTGACAACCGGAAAATCACTATCACCAACGTGCCGGTTTTATATTGTAAGTACTGCCAAGAAACCTTATACAACGCACGAACAGTAAAAAAAATGGACGAATTAATTCGCAGATTCCCCGATAAAACTTCACTTATTTACCCTAACTTATTAGAGCCTAACAGTGATGTACTTTCCTTTCTAGATAAGTTAGATCTACATGGTACTTTAATCGCTGAATCCGAGGAGCCTGTTAGGCTATATGAAGTTATTTCTCTAGTAAGTTTCATTCAATCAAAATTGCGATCAGCTTGA
- a CDS encoding MerR family transcriptional regulator yields the protein MTLNELAEAAMALGLGLGKNPARTIRYYVAKGLLEPPRIEHNGKIKRAVYSPDHLAALKLVCKYKEKGYPLKVIREKLKEPVYWTEEALEFIRPFIMTNNYPLDAFSRDKPVTRGAVAAFFVHFMEAIEKGHKTLDFLKKVFVDKDGQPAFKEIEELFDT from the coding sequence ATGACCTTAAATGAACTCGCTGAGGCGGCTATGGCTTTAGGGTTAGGCTTGGGTAAAAACCCTGCTCGCACAATAAGATATTATGTCGCAAAGGGATTACTGGAACCTCCTCGAATTGAACATAATGGGAAAATAAAGCGTGCAGTTTATTCTCCAGATCATCTTGCAGCATTAAAGCTAGTTTGTAAATACAAAGAAAAAGGTTATCCCCTCAAGGTAATAAGGGAAAAGTTAAAAGAGCCGGTTTACTGGACTGAAGAAGCATTAGAATTTATCCGGCCCTTTATAATGACTAATAATTATCCTCTGGATGCTTTTTCCAGGGATAAGCCGGTTACTCGTGGGGCAGTTGCTGCCTTTTTTGTTCACTTTATGGAGGCCATAGAAAAGGGACATAAAACCCTTGACTTCTTAAAAAAAGTTTTTGTAGATAAAGATGGTCAACCCGCTTTTAAGGAAATAGAAGAGCTATTCGATACATAA
- a CDS encoding spore coat associated protein CotJA, with the protein MASADENKRAEEQGEAHSYPGHLHLELATAYVPPQALREMYSLPEALSKGTLFPELYRPYP; encoded by the coding sequence ATGGCAAGCGCAGACGAAAACAAGAGGGCCGAAGAGCAGGGCGAAGCCCATTCCTATCCCGGCCACCTGCACCTGGAACTGGCCACCGCCTACGTGCCGCCCCAGGCGCTCAGGGAGATGTACTCCCTTCCGGAGGCCCTGAGCAAGGGAACCCTCTTTCCCGAGCTTTACCGGCCCTATCCCTAA
- a CDS encoding spore coat protein CotJB — MNRQQVRMLREIQELEFAALEMNLYLDTHPEDETALSTFNSLVSRLAGARRAYEAEYGPLINFGHSSPSRLPWQWIEEPWPWDIEY, encoded by the coding sequence ATGAATCGCCAGCAAGTGAGGATGCTGCGGGAAATTCAGGAGCTGGAGTTTGCCGCTCTTGAGATGAACCTTTACCTCGACACCCACCCGGAGGACGAAACGGCCCTGAGCACCTTCAACAGCCTGGTTTCCCGCCTCGCCGGGGCCAGGCGGGCCTACGAGGCGGAGTACGGCCCCCTCATCAATTTCGGCCACTCCTCCCCGAGCCGCCTGCCCTGGCAGTGGATCGAAGAGCCCTGGCCCTGGGACATCGAATACTAA
- a CDS encoding manganese catalase family protein, producing the protein MWLYEKKLQYPVRISRPDLRMARYLMTQYGGPNGELSAAIRYLTQRYTMPTNRAKGVLTDIGTEELAHWEIIGTMIYKLMKGATPEEIRRADLGGYYAIWDRALFPGDSNGVPWTAAYINSMGDAVANLHENMAAEEKARATYEQLIRLTDDPDLKDGLRFLREREVVHFQRFGETLDHIQGYMQSKKFF; encoded by the coding sequence ATGTGGCTCTACGAAAAGAAACTGCAGTATCCGGTCCGCATTTCCAGACCCGACCTGAGGATGGCCAGGTATTTAATGACCCAGTACGGCGGCCCGAACGGTGAACTCTCGGCAGCCATCAGGTACCTCACCCAGCGCTACACGATGCCCACGAACCGGGCGAAGGGCGTGCTGACCGACATCGGGACCGAGGAGCTGGCGCACTGGGAGATCATCGGAACGATGATCTACAAGCTGATGAAGGGCGCCACCCCCGAGGAGATCCGGCGCGCGGACCTGGGGGGCTACTACGCCATCTGGGACAGGGCGCTTTTCCCCGGCGACTCCAACGGCGTCCCCTGGACCGCGGCCTACATCAACTCGATGGGGGACGCGGTGGCGAACCTGCATGAGAACATGGCCGCCGAGGAGAAGGCGCGGGCCACCTACGAGCAGCTGATCCGCCTCACCGACGACCCCGACCTGAAGGACGGGCTGCGGTTCCTGCGGGAGCGGGAGGTCGTCCACTTTCAGCGCTTCGGGGAAACCCTCGACCACATCCAGGGCTACATGCAGAGCAAAAAATTCTTCTAG
- a CDS encoding LysM peptidoglycan-binding domain-containing protein has product MEQNQAPCPSGRYWEVGPGDTLYLIAVRTGTTPAELLRLNPGINPDNLRIGQRICLPPELPPCPSGIYWEVAAGDTLFSIARALGTTVERLLELNPHVDPRNLQIGQKICLPG; this is encoded by the coding sequence ATGGAGCAAAACCAGGCGCCCTGCCCCTCCGGCCGCTACTGGGAGGTGGGGCCGGGGGACACCCTGTATCTCATCGCGGTCCGGACCGGCACCACCCCGGCCGAACTGCTGCGGCTTAATCCCGGAATCAATCCGGATAACCTCCGGATCGGACAGCGGATCTGCCTTCCCCCCGAACTGCCTCCCTGCCCTTCAGGCATCTACTGGGAGGTGGCTGCCGGGGACACCCTGTTCAGCATTGCGCGGGCCCTCGGGACGACGGTGGAGAGGCTGCTGGAGCTCAACCCCCATGTCGATCCCCGGAACCTCCAGATCGGCCAGAAGATCTGCCTCCCGGGATAA
- a CDS encoding HyaD/HybD family hydrogenase maturation endopeptidase: MAKTIVLGVGNLLLKDEGVGIHAIRALRGRGLPPGVELIDGGTAGFDLLPLLMGADRIIIVDALRGGEPPGAVYRLTPADCLPQQGREAGPISLHDLGILDVIRALEVLEQRTPEVVIIGVEPGEIDWGLELTPAVAASLPAVLEQIELELKNENGG; this comes from the coding sequence TTGGCGAAAACGATCGTTTTGGGAGTGGGCAACCTTTTGCTGAAGGACGAGGGAGTGGGGATTCACGCCATCCGCGCCCTGCGAGGGCGCGGCCTTCCCCCGGGGGTGGAGCTTATCGACGGGGGAACGGCAGGGTTCGACCTCCTGCCGCTTCTCATGGGGGCGGACAGGATCATTATTGTGGATGCCCTCCGCGGCGGAGAGCCGCCCGGTGCGGTTTACCGGCTCACCCCGGCCGACTGCCTCCCGCAGCAGGGGCGGGAGGCCGGCCCCATCTCCCTGCACGACCTGGGGATTTTAGACGTGATCAGGGCCCTGGAAGTTCTGGAGCAGCGCACTCCCGAGGTGGTGATCATCGGGGTCGAGCCCGGGGAGATTGACTGGGGGCTGGAGCTCACCCCGGCGGTTGCGGCCAGCCTTCCCGCGGTGCTGGAGCAGATCGAGCTGGAGCTGAAAAATGAGAATGGTGGTTAG